One part of the Gadus macrocephalus chromosome 8, ASM3116895v1 genome encodes these proteins:
- the LOC132462320 gene encoding prostaglandin E2 receptor EP4 subtype-like yields the protein MTNDTVLLLEDYEINASEQLSPLALVLHNRSAFPPLNLQSSSLVTSATMFAVGVLGNVIAIVVLCISKKEQKETIFYTLVCGMAVTDLLGTCFTSPVVIATYVAGRWPGGVLLCDYFSFSMLFFGSAGMSIMCAMAVERYLAISHAYFYSQHIDRSMARLALIAIYLANITLCVMPSFGFGRHVRHYPGTWCFLDWRATDPLGASYSFLYGGVMLVLIAVTVLCNYAVCRSLVGMNQRYTRTVKTEASMRSGARRRFPRMPSVTSAAEMQMLWLLILMTIVFLVCSIPFVVNPSNEKYCIKVCQKV from the coding sequence ATGACCAACGACACCGTCCTGCTGCTGGAAGACTATGAGATCAACGCCTCCGAGCAGCTCAGCCCCCTGGCGCTGGTCCTCCACAACCGCAGCGCGTTCCCGCCGCTGAACCTGCAGTCCAGCTCCCTGGTCACCTCGGCCACCATGTTCGCGGTGGGGGTCCTGGGGAACGTCATTGCCATCGTGGTGTTGTGCATCTCCAAGAAAGAGCAGAAGGAGACCATCTTCTACACGCTGGTGTGCGGCATGGCCGTCACCGACCTGCTGGGGACGTGCTTCACCAGCCCGGTGGTGATCGCCACCTACGTGGCCGGACGGTGGCCGGGCGGGGTCCTGCTGTGCGACtacttctccttctccatgcTGTTCTTCGGCTCGGCCGGGATGTCCATCATGTGCGCCATGGCCGTGGAGCGCTACCTGGCCATCAGCCACGCGTACTTCTATTCGCAGCACATTGACCGCTCCATGGCGCGCCTCGCGCTCATCGCCATCTACCTGGCCAACATCACGCTGTGTGTCATGCCCAGTTTCGGGTTTGGAAGGCATGTCCGTCACTACCCGGGGACTTGGTGTTTTCTGGACTGGAGGGCGACGGATCCACTGGGTGCGTCTTACTCATTTCTCTACGGCGGCGTAATGTTGGTTTTAATCGCCGTGACCGTTTTGTGCAATTATGCCGTATGCAGGTCGCTGGTGGGGATGAACCAGAGGTACACAAGGACAGTCAAGACGGAGGCGTCCATGCGCAGCGGGGCGCGGCGCCGCTTCCCCCGCATGCCATCGGTCACCTCCGCCGCGGAGATGCAGATGCTTTGGCTTCTCATCCTGATGACGATTGTATTCCTCGTCTGTTCCATCCCCTTTGTGGTAAATCCATCTAACGAAAAATACTGTATAAAAGTTTGCCAAAAGGTCTAA